Proteins encoded within one genomic window of Gadus macrocephalus chromosome 18, ASM3116895v1:
- the mto1 gene encoding protein MTO1 homolog, mitochondrial produces the protein MLTRKWWSSLRYGLSRVSRAPAGYRAIHRRYDVIVVGGGHAGTEAAAAAARVGAETLLVTQKIDTIGALSCNPSLGGVGKGQLVREVDALDGLCGRAGDRAGIHFSVLNRSKGPAVWGPRAQLDRQRYRDFIQAELLATPRLEVMEGSVEELLVEEEVDPERPGRHRVTGIRLAGHAPPLEASSVILTTGTFLSGFLFLGQTSSPGGRIGDPPSSSGLSRTLKETLGLQVGRLRTGTPPRILKDSVDLTLATLHPPDQHPTPFSFLNTHTHCKPEEQLPCYLVRTTPGVDRVVMESLDDNSHIQEDTKGPRYCPSIESRVLRFPGRSHQVWLEPEGMTSNLLYPQGLSMTMPPDMQLRLLRQIPALHRVEISTPGYGVQYDYVCPTQLCPSLQVKTTQGLFLAGQINGTTGYEEAAAQGLWAGVNAARSALAAPLLALSRTESYIGVLIDDLVTRGVTEPYRMFTSRAEFRTLLRPDNADLRLTLKGFEEVGCVSAQRYNEAVRVKEGLEEAFATLGSLSRSPRDWRKTLETSSISQNKGGTLTATELLQYNDITYDDLAAALPESLAPFLEFSQRLKIEAVYRPHCELQKKEIQRIQREEGMYLSPDLDYLSLPVSLSNEVREILDRVRPTTLGAATRLPGMTPAAIVHLLNFVTQKNNNQNKIIHNQHSRAHKKPSGPEPSEGGERAGAVS, from the exons ATGTTGACGCGAAAATGGTGGAGCTCGCTCCGCTACGGGTTGTCCAGGGTGTCCCGGGCCCCTGCCGGTTACCGAGCAATACACCGGCGGTATGACGTCATTGTGGTCGGCGGAGGACATGCGGGGACCGaggcagcggcggcagcggcccGGGTGGGCGCAGAGACGCTGCTGGTCACCCAGAAGATAGACACCATCG GAGCCCTGTCTTGTAACCCGTCCCTGGGGGGAGTGGGCAAGGGCCAGCTGGTGCGTGAGGTGGACGCACTGGACGGTCTGTGCGGCCGGGCCGGGGATCGCGCCGGGATTCACTTCTCGGTCCTGAACCGCAGCAAGGGCCCCGCGGTATGGGGGCCCCGCGCCCAGCTGGACCGCCAGCGCTACCGAGATTTCATCCAG GCTGAGCTCCTGGCGACCCCCAGGCTAGAGGTCATGGAGGGGTctgtggaggagctgctggtggaggaggaggtggacccgGAGAGACCCGGCCGCCACAGAGTGACCGGGATACGCCTCG CCGGCCATGCCCCCCCGCTGGAGGCCAGCTCGGTGATTCTGACCACGGGAACCTTCCTGTCCGGCTTTCTGTTCCTGGGCCAGACCAGCTCACCGGGAGGCCGCATTGGGGATCCCCCGTCCAGTTCCGGTCTGTCCAGGACCCTGAAGGAGACCCTGGGCCTGCAGGTGGGCCGCCTGCGCACCGGGACCCCGCCCCGCATCCTGAAGGACTCTGTGGATCTGACCCTGGCTACGCTCCATCCCCCGGACCAGCACCCCACCCCCTTCAGctttctcaacacacacacacactgcaag CCAGAGGAGCAGCTGCCTTGCTACCTGGTCCGCACCACACCGGGTGTGGACCGCGTTGTCATGGAGAGTCTCGATGACAACTCTCACATTCAGGAGGACACAAAAGGCCCCAG gtaCTGCCCTTCCATCGAGTCGCGGGTCCTACGGTTTCCAGGGCGGAGCCACCAGGTGTGGCTGGAGCCGGAGGGCATGACCTCCAACCTCCTGTACCCCCAGGGTCTTTCCATGACCATGCCCCCTGACATGCAGCTCCGCCTCCTCAGACAGATCCCCGCCCTGCACCGCGTAGAAATCAGCACACCTG GGTACGGAGTGCAGTACGACTACGTCTGCCCGACCCAGCTCTGCCCCTCCCTGCAGGTGAAGACCACCCAGGGCCTCTTCCTCGCTGGCCAGATCAACGGGACCACGGGTTACGAAGAGGCTGCCGCTCAG GGTCTGTGGGCAGGTGTGAACGCGGCCCGTTCTGCGCTGGCGGCCCCTCTCCTGGCGTTGTCTCGGACCGAGAGCTACATCGGTGTGCTCATCGATGACCTGGTGACCCGGGGAGTGACCGAACCCTACCGCATGTTCACCAGCCGGGCGGAGTTCAGAACCCTGCTGAGACCCGACAACGCAGACCTCCGGCTCACACTAAAGG GTTTCGAGGAGGTGGGCTGCGTGTCTGCCCAGCGCTACAACGAGGCGGTGCGTGTGAAGGAGGGTCTTGAGGAGGCCTTTGCCACGCTGGGCTCCTTGTCCCGGTCTCCCAGGGACTGGCGGAAGACCCTGGAGACCAGCAGCATCAGCCAGAACAAGGGGGGAACCCTCAC GGCCACGGAGCTGCTGCAGTACAACGACATCACCTACGACGATCTGGCCGCCGCCCTCCCAGAATCCCTTGCGCCGTTCCTGGAGTTCTCCCAAAGACTCAAGATAGAAG CTGTGTACCGCCCGCACTGTGAGCTCCAGAAGAAGGAGATCCAGAGGatccagagggaggaggggatgtaTCTCTCTCCAGACCTGGACTACCTCTCCCTGCCTGTGTCCCTGTCCAATGAGGTCCGCGAGATCCTGGACCGCGTCCGACCCACTACC CTCGGTGCCGCGACGCGTCTTCCCGGGATGACGCCGGCTGCCATCGTCCATCTGCTCAACTTTGTCACGCAGAAGAACAACAACCAGAACAAGATCATCCACAACCAGCACTCCAGAGCCCATAAGAAACCCTCTGGACCGGAGCctagtgaggggggagagagagccggAGCTGTGTCCTAA
- the LOC132446452 gene encoding tectonic-3-like translates to MSSPCWRRSLHIFMLVCLRLTNAATESRPTTEQTPSGTPTTDGGTFNQTTPAPWGPTTPAPLGLTTKDQSGFDPTSSSTTEGTNGDSNFTATTNQTDSEALVTVQTPTEPTSPTSVPVVLPDVCLCDLSPELCDIGCCCDVLDCGVSDLNSVFSGCPKKTRSGACVEDWLLFRSNVDPALVTRIDGLFCVRPPDNGTIRSAPSLAAVPALGDSYRFSGPEPLATKPHSRPFYRVDDVIQTYYSTLSLRGLLRQPSPGAGSAFCVDRNPAKFLRSSVVSCTRVVSASSCSTDPALRASSYYSDLKLLRLPVAESEQLVDMLVPVTPRSSWPAPSRLNQSCLNVVSRVELVVGFTERGELTYASLSVVLADVGVDRFLSQTHSLRFELATPRPTPAGPIPAVGLPMASPVFGRFKDSVEPITVLGVSEGGECSTDYSRRSPVLFPRNTITGCFFSSGSGVCSELRSQLYQVLQGEVSPELLAMSWGPEPAWTRVLLQDCLPANPEESCETGCTLPRSLSIKVLWARLGWTDLPQNHILGAKYTFQCVTVKCSSSFSLTLSSEVRFADTTAYPPAPRARPQPTWRLPFGFFSRGADELDGHTASDGGAWGVVRPSSALTLVLMTTMLLVG, encoded by the exons TGACAAACGCGGCAACAGAGTCCAGGCCGACTACAGAACAGACTCCTAGCGGCACCCCGACGACAGATGGTGGGACGTTTAATCAGACAACCCCTGCTCCATGGGGTCCCACGACCCCGGCTCCGCTGGGTCTGACGACGAAAGACCAGAGCGGATTCGACCCTACAAGCAGCAGTACCACCGAAGGGACTAACGGCGACTCCAATTTTACTGCGACCACCAACCAGACTGACTCTGAGGCTCTGGTCACTGTGCAGACCCCCACAGAGCCAACCTCCCCAACCAGCGTGCCCGTGGTGCTACCAGACG TGTGCCTCTGTGATCTCAGCCCAGAACTGTGTGATATCGGCTGCTGCTGTGACGTGCTTGACTGTGGTGTCTCTGATCTAAACTCCGTGTTCAGTGGATGCCCCAAGAAAACCAG GTCCGGGGCATGTGTGGAGGACTGGCTGTTGTTCCGCTCCAACGTGGACCCGGCGCTGGTCACTCGGATCGATGGCCTGTTCTGTGTCCGCCCTCCAG ACAATGGAACGATCCGCTCAGCTCCATCTCTGGCTGCAGTCCCAGCACTGGGAGACTCCTACCGGTTCTCGGGGCCCGAGCCTCTAGCCACCAAGCCCCACAGCAGGCCCTTCTacagg GTTGATGATGTCATCCAGACGTATTACTCCACATTGTCACTACGGGGTCTCCTCCGCCAGCCCTCTCCAGGGGCAGGAAGCGCTTTCTGTGTGGACAGGAATCCAGCAA AGTTCCTGAGGTCCTCAGTGGTCTCCTGCACACGTGTGGTCTCTGCGAGCTCCTGCAGTACCGACCCGGCCCTGCGAGCCTCCTCCTACTACTCTGATCTGAAGCTGCTCAGg CTCCCAGTGGCAGAGTCTGAGCAGCTGGTCGACATGTTG GTCCCAGTGACCCCGCGGTCGTCATGGCCGGCGCCCAGCCGCCTCAACCAATCCTGTCTCAACGTGGTGTCAAGG gtggagctggtggtgggcttcacagagagaggggagctgaCATACGCTTCGCTGTCGGTGGTCTTGGCTGACGTTGGGGTGGACCGGTTTCTGTCCCAGACCCACTCCCTGCGCTTCGAG CTAGCCACGCCCCGCCCCACCCCGGCAGGACCAATCCCTGCCGTCGGCCTTCCGATGGCCTCGCCTGTGTTTGGTCGTTTTAAAGATTCGGTGGAGCCA ATCACAGTGCTGGGCGTCTCCGAGGGAGGAGAGTGTTCCACTGACTACAGCAGACGCTCCCCTGTCCTCTTCCCTCGCAACACCATCACCGGCTGCTTCTTCAG ctctgGGTCTGGGGTCTGCTCTGAGCTCAGGTCCCAGCTCTACCAGGTCCTTCAGGGTGAGGTCTCTCCAGAACTGCTGGCCATGAGCTGGGGTCCGGAACCAGCCTGGACCAGGGTCCTTCTCCAGGACTGCCTCCCCGCCAACCCCGAG GAGAGCTGTGAGACAGGCTGCACTCTGCCGCGTTCCCTCTCCATCAAGGTTTTGTGGGCGCGGCTTGGCTGGACAGACCTGCCCCAAAACCACATCCTGGGAGCCAAGTATACGTTCCAGTGTGTAACGGTCAAG TGCTCCTCGTCCTTCTCTCTGACCCTGAGCTCTGAGGTGCGCTTCGCCGACACCACCGCgtaccccccagccccccgggCCCGACCCCAGCCCACCTGGAGGCTCCCGTTCGGCTTCTTCAGCCGCGGAGCGGACGAGCTAGACGGCCACACTGCGTCTGACGGAGGAGCTTGGGGCGTGGTCAGACCCAGCTCCGCCCTGACACTGGTCCTGATGACCACCATGCTCTTAGTGGGGTAG